The following are from one region of the Periophthalmus magnuspinnatus isolate fPerMag1 chromosome 5, fPerMag1.2.pri, whole genome shotgun sequence genome:
- the abraa gene encoding actin-binding Rho-activating protein — protein sequence MSSGATAVSQQEPQAFKRAVKKIKCAAMVANLAKSWQGWANEHSVKQDAIPTGWMPSSVEEDCEKAKKHVVKLSVTPRVIEVDANESGESKIRTCTVMKTVQPKRSECSSSEVVNAIKGRMETGVEETKPFLGNESPTRRRHMRALQSGGGVVQDRKLKLADRKSSRRSSVDTDSGLGEEENETKAENEDSLKKPARPKIQIASMGDIKSRWQQWSEQHVEGQKLNPFSEEFDYEYAMAQRLKKGDSGYGRPKEGSKTAQRGDRAHKHIHHEMEEMVWIIRDMGFKDKQGRTIISFGRLFDRYVKISDKVVGILLRCRKHKMLDFEGEMLWKGQDDDVIITLTDEGGE from the exons ATGAGCAGTGGCGCGACCGCAGTCTCCCAACAGGAGCCCCAAGCATTCAAACGtgctgtgaaaaaaataaaatgtgctgcTATGGTCGCTAATCTAGCTAAAAGCTGGCAAGGCTGGGCTAATGAACACTCGGTCAAACAAGATGCTATTCCTACCGGTTGGATGCCATCTTCCGTCGAGGAGGACTGTGAAAAGGCTAAGAAACATGTTGTCAAATTAAGCGTAACTCCGCGTGTGATAGAGGTAGACGCCAATGAATCCGGAGAAAGCAAAATACGGACATGTACTGTTATGAAAACTGTGCAGCCAAAACGTAGTGAGTGCAGTAGTAGTGAGGTGGTGAACGCTATCAAAGGCAGAATGGAGACTGGCGTAGAGGAGACCAAACCGTTTCTTGGGAATGAGTCGCCGACCAGAAGACGCCATATGAGGGCACTACAGAGCGGAGGGGGGGTGGTGCAGGACAGGAAGCTGAAGCTGGCGGACAGGAAGTCGTCGAGGAGGAGCAGCGTGGATACGGACAGTGGGctgggagaggaggaaaatgaGACGAAAGCTGAAAATGAAGACAGCTTAAAGAAACCAGCCAGGCCCAAG ATCCAAATCGCTTCTATGGGGGACATCAAGAGCCGGTGGCAGCAGTGGTCCGAGCAGCACGTGGAGGGCCAGAAGCTCAACCCTTTCAGCGAGGAGTTCGACTACGAGTATGCCATGGCCCAGAGGCTGAAGAAGGGAGATTCTGGCTACGGGCGTCCCAAAGAAGGCTCCAAGACAGCCCAAAGAGGCGACCGCGCGCACAAGCACATCCACCACGAGATGGAGGAGATGGTGTGGATTATCAGGGACATGGGCTTCAAGGACAAGCAGGGCAGAACCATCATCTCGTTCGGGAGACTGTTTGACCGCTACGTGAAGATCTCAGACAAGGTGGTGGGCATCCTTCTCCGCTGCAGGAAACACAAGATGCTGGACTTTGAAGGGGAGATGTTGTGGAAAGGACAGgacgatgatgtcataattacGCTAACAGATGAAGGGGGAGAGTGA